The Paracoccus liaowanqingii genome window below encodes:
- a CDS encoding GNAT family N-acetyltransferase, which yields MSIETTLPASTLRKISVQFGKDAIDLDKILPLARQLHKESMFSDMPFDQPQLEKVVSDLKAETGFHGSVYIEYEGEPVAFAYFYFSPLLGSRKTWVTIMHTVYVRSDIRSTEIGSYVWQRIMLAVRGWSAPRGSKGIMFNVVSGIAMEETDLVLRSNGATHLGGNYFMRL from the coding sequence ATGAGCATCGAAACAACCCTTCCCGCATCCACCCTGCGCAAGATCTCGGTCCAGTTCGGCAAGGACGCCATCGACCTGGACAAGATCCTGCCCCTGGCCCGCCAGCTGCACAAGGAAAGCATGTTTTCCGACATGCCCTTCGACCAGCCGCAGCTGGAAAAGGTCGTCAGCGACCTGAAGGCCGAGACCGGCTTCCACGGCTCGGTCTATATCGAATACGAGGGAGAGCCGGTGGCTTTCGCCTATTTCTACTTCTCGCCCCTGCTGGGCAGCCGCAAGACCTGGGTGACGATCATGCACACGGTCTATGTCCGCAGCGACATCCGCTCGACCGAGATCGGCAGCTATGTCTGGCAGCGGATCATGCTGGCGGTGCGCGGCTGGTCGGCCCCGCGCGGGTCCAAGGGCATCATGTTCAACGTCGTGTCCGGAATTGCGATGGAGGAGACCGACCTCGTGCTGCGGTCGAACGGGGCGACGCATCTGGGCGGGAACTACTTCATGCGGCTCTAG
- a CDS encoding Hint domain-containing protein, with product MADIDGNNSNNNVTVSNGTDANGVPLRDPNRFTITKDANTTVDGIAVGHDRAFFDVNMRDGNDSLTGENMNWTDEHVGVRVAFDDISMGKGDDTVDLFRSAFDNIDMGAGNDRLVLDHSGGNSVDMGSGQDAVSLGDITRDVTLSDAEMAQKDPSHPMVIDGGDGFDTLNLQGPWTLTLSSGSVWIDTDGNGVGDLHTNIFTNEDVANIVSSYPTVLNGTVVFDIGTHVKFKNFEDIQVICFTAGTLVDTPAGKVAIETLREGDLVTTRKGNRPVQWIGKRTLDSIDLAGNPKLLPIRVPAGAFGNGLPTRDVSFSPQHRVVVRSTIAERMFGSAEVLVSIKQLVGVNGIDVDGDVRSVQYVHVMLEEHEILSVEGIEAESLYPGRQAISFLNEDQLREIRTIFPNLDDLVDADQPAASALPFLKGRESRTLAARHAKNAQPLYA from the coding sequence ATGGCGGACATTGACGGAAACAACAGCAACAACAACGTGACTGTCAGCAACGGCACCGACGCCAACGGTGTGCCGCTGCGCGATCCGAACCGGTTCACGATCACGAAGGATGCCAACACCACCGTGGACGGGATCGCGGTCGGTCACGACCGCGCCTTCTTCGACGTCAACATGAGGGACGGCAACGACTCCCTGACCGGCGAGAACATGAACTGGACGGACGAGCATGTCGGCGTCCGGGTCGCCTTCGACGACATCTCCATGGGCAAGGGCGACGATACCGTCGACCTGTTCCGCAGCGCCTTCGACAACATCGACATGGGCGCGGGGAATGACCGCCTGGTGCTGGATCACTCCGGCGGCAACTCGGTCGACATGGGCAGCGGACAGGACGCCGTCAGCCTGGGCGACATCACCCGGGATGTGACCCTGAGCGACGCCGAGATGGCGCAGAAGGATCCCAGCCATCCCATGGTCATCGACGGGGGCGACGGCTTCGACACCCTGAACCTGCAGGGGCCGTGGACCCTGACCCTCAGCAGCGGCAGCGTCTGGATCGACACCGACGGGAACGGCGTCGGGGATCTGCACACCAACATCTTCACGAACGAGGACGTCGCGAACATCGTCAGCAGCTATCCCACGGTCCTGAACGGCACCGTGGTGTTCGACATTGGAACGCACGTCAAGTTCAAGAACTTCGAGGATATCCAGGTCATCTGCTTCACCGCGGGCACTTTGGTCGACACGCCCGCCGGCAAGGTCGCCATCGAGACCCTGCGCGAGGGCGATCTGGTCACGACCCGCAAGGGCAACCGCCCCGTCCAGTGGATCGGCAAGCGCACGCTCGACTCGATCGACCTGGCGGGCAATCCCAAGCTGCTGCCGATCCGCGTTCCCGCCGGCGCCTTCGGCAACGGCCTGCCCACCCGCGATGTCAGCTTCTCGCCCCAGCACCGCGTCGTGGTCCGCTCGACCATCGCCGAGCGCATGTTCGGCAGTGCAGAGGTTCTGGTCTCGATCAAGCAGCTGGTCGGCGTAAACGGCATCGATGTCGACGGCGACGTCCGCAGCGTGCAGTATGTCCATGTCATGCTGGAAGAGCACGAGATCCTGTCGGTCGAGGGGATCGAGGCCGAAAGCCTCTATCCGGGCCGCCAGGCGATCAGCTTCCTGAACGAGGACCAGCTGCGCGAGATCCGGACGATCTTCCCGAACCTCGACGACCTGGTCGATGCAGACCAGCCGGCCGCCTCGGCCCTGCCCTTCCTGAAGGGCCGCGAAAGCCGGACGCTGGCCGCCCGCCACGCCAAGAACGCTCAGCCGCTCTACGCGTAA
- the trpS gene encoding tryptophan--tRNA ligase: MSDPINAPFRPRIFSGIQPSGGLTLGNYLGALKRFAALQGGEAETVYCIVDLHAITVWQDPAVLRGRIREAAAAFMAAGVDPAQSILFNQSQVSAHAEMAWLFNTVARVGWMYRMTQFKDKAGKNSENASLGLLAYPALMAADILTYQATAVPVGEDQKQHLELTRDIAAKFNHDYGVTHFPITEPLIEGVATRVMSLRDGSRKMSKSDPSDASRINLTDDADAIAQKIRKARTDAEPLPGQMDGLKDRPDARNLVNIYAALTDETPDQVLARFEGQGFGAFKPALAEVAVAALSPITRRMAEFMDDPAQIDAVLADGADRAAAVATPILERTKDIMGLLRTRA; the protein is encoded by the coding sequence ATGTCCGATCCGATCAATGCCCCGTTCCGCCCGCGCATCTTCTCGGGGATCCAGCCTTCGGGCGGTCTGACGCTCGGCAATTATCTGGGCGCGCTGAAGCGTTTCGCGGCATTGCAGGGCGGCGAGGCCGAGACGGTCTACTGCATCGTCGACCTGCATGCGATCACCGTCTGGCAGGACCCGGCGGTCCTGCGCGGGCGCATCCGCGAGGCGGCGGCGGCCTTCATGGCGGCGGGCGTCGATCCGGCGCAGTCGATCCTGTTCAACCAGTCCCAGGTCAGCGCCCATGCCGAAATGGCATGGCTGTTCAACACCGTCGCCCGCGTCGGCTGGATGTACCGGATGACCCAGTTCAAGGACAAGGCGGGCAAGAACAGCGAGAATGCCAGCCTGGGCCTGCTGGCCTATCCGGCCCTGATGGCCGCCGACATCCTGACCTATCAGGCGACCGCCGTGCCGGTGGGCGAGGATCAGAAGCAGCATCTGGAACTGACCCGCGACATCGCCGCCAAGTTCAACCACGACTATGGCGTCACGCATTTCCCGATCACCGAGCCGCTGATCGAGGGCGTGGCCACCCGCGTCATGTCCCTGCGCGACGGGTCCAGGAAGATGTCGAAATCCGACCCCTCGGATGCCAGCCGCATCAACCTGACCGACGATGCCGACGCGATCGCGCAGAAGATCCGCAAGGCCCGCACCGATGCCGAGCCCCTGCCTGGCCAGATGGACGGCCTCAAGGACCGCCCCGACGCGCGCAACCTGGTCAACATCTATGCCGCCCTGACGGACGAGACGCCCGACCAGGTGCTGGCTCGGTTCGAAGGCCAGGGCTTCGGCGCCTTCAAGCCCGCCCTGGCCGAGGTCGCGGTCGCGGCCCTGTCGCCCATCACCCGCCGCATGGCCGAGTTCATGGACGACCCCGCCCAGATCGACGCGGTTCTGGCGGACGGCGCCGACCGCGCGGCGGCTGTGGCGACCCCGATCCTGGAACGCACCAAGGACATCATGGGCCTGCTGCGCACCCGCGCCTGA
- a CDS encoding rhomboid family intramembrane serine protease: MRSGLTESPLNPLPPVIWLLALPAIASEALFALGTAGFIGGAEGVGMRLSAIRLTAFPPELAQRVWTLGALDLDQLYRAFSFSFVHVSLMHALFVVVFTLALGNMIAHSFRPWALLALFFGSALGGALIYAAIVPWLGVRAAPLIGGYPAVYGFVGAFTFLLWTRLAAQNANRTRAFVLIGILLSFQLVFGLVFGGTGPGWIAEIAGFACGFALSFLLVDGGARRALAQIRQR, from the coding sequence ATGCGCTCCGGCCTGACCGAATCCCCGCTGAACCCGCTGCCGCCCGTGATCTGGCTGCTGGCCCTGCCCGCGATCGCGTCCGAGGCGCTGTTCGCCCTGGGCACGGCGGGCTTCATCGGCGGCGCCGAGGGGGTGGGGATGCGGCTGTCCGCGATCCGCCTGACCGCCTTTCCGCCCGAGCTGGCGCAGCGGGTCTGGACCCTGGGGGCGCTGGACCTGGACCAGCTGTACCGGGCCTTCAGCTTCAGCTTCGTGCATGTGTCGCTGATGCATGCGCTGTTCGTGGTGGTGTTCACGCTGGCGCTCGGCAACATGATCGCGCACAGCTTCCGCCCCTGGGCGCTGCTGGCGCTGTTCTTCGGATCGGCCCTGGGGGGCGCGCTGATCTATGCGGCGATCGTGCCGTGGTTGGGGGTGCGGGCCGCGCCGCTGATCGGCGGCTATCCGGCGGTCTACGGCTTCGTGGGCGCCTTCACCTTCCTTCTGTGGACGCGGCTGGCGGCGCAGAACGCCAACCGGACGCGGGCCTTCGTGCTGATCGGCATCCTTCTGTCCTTCCAACTGGTCTTCGGGCTGGTCTTCGGCGGCACCGGCCCGGGCTGGATCGCCGAGATCGCGGGCTTTGCCTGCGGCTTCGCGCTGTCCTTTCTGCTGGTCGACGGGGGCGCCCGGCGGGCCCTGGCGCAGATCCGGCAGCGCTAG
- the murJ gene encoding murein biosynthesis integral membrane protein MurJ gives MKSGLVRGFLSVGLWTLISRASGFVRDILMAAWLGTGAVAEAFLIALSLPNMFRRFFAEGAFNTAFIPMFSKKLQDAEDAQRFAREAFSGLFLTVLALSAVAMIFMPGLVWLMASGFAGDERFDLAVTYGRITFPYILLISMASMISGVLNAHGRFTVAAAAPVLLNLLFIAAMMLGRWQGWDLGLTLAWATPVTGIAQLGLVWWDARRTGYTFWPRRPRLTPDMRRLVAVALPAAFAGGVVQINLLVGRQVGSRFEGAIAWLSYSDRLYQLPLGVVGAAVAVVLLPELARRIRAEDHAGGQSAYSRATEFGLFLTLPAAFAIVVIAQPMVSTLFERGAFTAFDTQQTAAALTVYALGLPAFVLQKILQPLYFAREDTRTPFRFALFAMLVNAVAAFGLMPWLGFLAAALGTTIAAWIMVAQLWWGTRSMGQAARADARLRRAFPRILAASVLMAGALWAMRAGLEAAGTGRGLGLAILVFGGAAIYFALAFVIGGYRPSELKAAVRRG, from the coding sequence ATGAAATCCGGACTTGTGCGGGGGTTCCTCTCGGTGGGACTCTGGACGCTGATCTCGCGGGCCTCGGGCTTCGTGCGCGACATCCTGATGGCGGCCTGGCTGGGCACGGGGGCGGTGGCCGAGGCCTTCCTGATCGCCTTGTCCCTGCCCAACATGTTCCGCCGCTTCTTCGCGGAAGGGGCGTTCAACACCGCCTTCATCCCGATGTTCTCCAAGAAGCTGCAGGATGCCGAGGACGCGCAGCGCTTCGCGCGCGAGGCCTTCTCGGGACTGTTCCTGACCGTGCTGGCACTGTCGGCGGTGGCGATGATCTTCATGCCGGGGCTGGTCTGGCTGATGGCCTCGGGCTTTGCGGGCGACGAACGCTTCGATCTGGCGGTGACCTACGGGCGGATCACCTTTCCCTATATCCTGCTGATCTCGATGGCCTCGATGATCTCGGGCGTGCTGAACGCGCATGGCCGCTTCACGGTGGCCGCCGCCGCGCCGGTGCTGCTGAACCTTCTGTTCATCGCGGCGATGATGCTGGGGCGCTGGCAGGGCTGGGATCTGGGCCTGACGCTGGCCTGGGCCACACCCGTCACCGGCATCGCGCAGCTGGGGCTGGTCTGGTGGGACGCCCGGCGCACGGGCTACACCTTCTGGCCCCGCCGCCCGCGCCTGACCCCCGACATGCGCCGCCTGGTGGCCGTGGCCCTGCCCGCGGCCTTCGCGGGCGGCGTGGTGCAGATCAACCTGCTGGTGGGCCGCCAGGTCGGATCGCGCTTCGAGGGGGCGATCGCCTGGCTCTCCTATTCCGACCGCCTCTATCAGCTGCCGCTTGGCGTGGTGGGCGCCGCCGTGGCCGTGGTGCTGCTGCCGGAACTCGCCCGCCGCATCCGGGCCGAGGATCACGCGGGCGGACAGTCGGCCTATTCGCGCGCGACCGAGTTCGGGCTGTTTCTGACCCTGCCCGCCGCCTTCGCCATCGTGGTGATCGCTCAGCCGATGGTCAGTACCCTGTTCGAGCGGGGCGCCTTCACGGCCTTCGACACGCAGCAGACGGCGGCGGCGCTGACGGTCTATGCGCTCGGCCTGCCGGCCTTCGTGCTGCAGAAGATCCTGCAGCCCTTGTACTTCGCCCGCGAGGACACGCGCACCCCCTTCCGCTTCGCGCTGTTCGCGATGCTTGTGAACGCGGTGGCGGCCTTCGGGCTGATGCCGTGGCTGGGCTTCCTGGCCGCGGCCTTGGGGACCACCATCGCCGCCTGGATCATGGTCGCGCAGCTGTGGTGGGGCACCCGGTCGATGGGCCAGGCGGCGCGCGCCGATGCCCGCCTGCGCCGCGCCTTCCCGCGCATCCTGGCGGCCTCGGTCCTGATGGCCGGCGCGCTCTGGGCGATGCGCGCGGGGCTGGAGGCTGCGGGCACCGGGCGCGGGCTGGGTCTGGCGATCCTGGTCTTCGGCGGGGCGGCGATCTATTTCGCGCTGGCCTTCGTCATCGGCGGCTATCGCCCGTCGGAGCTGAAGGCGGCGGTCCGGCGCGGCTAG